The DNA sequence ATATCGGTGGCTCGCCTGAATGTCTTGGGCGCTTGGATCATGCTGTCGGCGATGATGATGCCATTGGTGTACCAAATGCCGGAACGCGCAGTTTCCACTAAAGTGATGTTGTTTGCTTGGATGTTCCGCGCATACCACAATGGATATTTCCAGCGGAAGATTGTGTTGTCGAGTGCGATGTTGTTGCTTTCCTTCAAAGGGGACTCCCCGTCCGCAAAGACAGAATGGCTGATCTGCAGGTCTTTTCCTTTGAATAGAGCCCGTTCCCCGGTGAATAGCTGTTGATTAAGATGTTCCATCATTCATTACCCCTCTCTGATACATACAGAGCGTACACCTTAACCTTGACATTAAGTCAAGCGATAAAAATAAACCCACCAATTGGCGGGCTTATTTCGTACTTTTTTCTTTTTCTGCTTCCAGCTGGGAGCTAAAGTCTTCATTTTTCACTTGAAGGCGTTCCTCGTAGAAATCGATCTTATTTTCGATCACCTCAAGATTGTGCATCAATGCTTGGATATCTTTTTCCAACAAGCGTCGCCGCTTTTCCAAGAGTTCCATCCGTTCCAGCATCGTCGCATCCCCTTCGGCACGCCAAATGGTGTACTGCTTCAGTTCCGCCATCGACATGCCTGTACCTTTCAGATGCAGAAGAAAAGTTACCCATTTTAAATCCTGATCGGTATAGACGCGCAGGTTGTTCTCATCGCGATCCGGTTTCAACAGCCCTTCATTTTCATAGTAGCGCAGCGTCGACACAGGTAGACCGATCATTTTCGAAAATTCTCCGATTGAATAGGACATGCAATCCCACCTCCATTTATTACGCATACTATAGCACTATTTTTTAGTGAAAGGAAAAAGCATTGGAACTCTTTTGGTGTATTCTTCCCATCCATCATATTTCTCCATATTTTTCTCCAGTAATGGCGTGGATATTTTGATTAATACGGTACTCATTAAAATAGGCGAGATGACTAATAACAGATAATAATAAGGGTTGATGGAATCCGTAAAGAACAAGGTAATACCACTTGCATACAATCCGATCCAGATCAGGATTTCACCGAAATAGTTTGGATGACGTGTGATTGACCATAATCCTGATTGCAGAAGTGTGCGTGTTTTTTTATTGATGTGTCGTCTTAGTTGTTCATCACCGACTACTTCAAAGAACAATCCTGCTAGCGCAATGAATAATGCAGCGTAAACGAAATAGCGGTGAGCTGAATCAAAGCTGAATTCGTTGTATTTGATTACCACATAACTTGCAGATCCAACGATAAAATTGATGATACCCTGAACCACAAACACTCTGAAAAAGGCGGTGATGACTACTTTATCGCCCCATTCTTTACGCCACTGTGCGTATCTGAAATCTTCGGGTTTCCCATAATTTCTTTTCAATAAACGCAGTGATAACCTAAGGCCCCATACACTAATGAATCCAACGATAGCATACGATAAAACTGTGGGATTTTCAGTCACAAGCAGTGTAAGCCAACTCCCCACAACAAAGCCCATCCCCCAACCAATATCGACAATTGAATTGTTTTTGATTACTGTTGCGATAATAAAGATGATCGTAAAGTAAGCAAAGGTAAAAATTAATGGGACAAGCAGTCCGTCCAAACCTGTATTCGTGAATCCTTGTGTCGCTATTGCTAATGTTGCTATAAATAATAGCGTATAAATTACAATTCTTTTCTTATCCATAGGCCACCTCTTTCAAATTTCTATACATCCTGCCACACCCAAAAAAGTAAAATAATTCAGCCCGTTCTATCGCTAAGATGTAGTACTCTCATTGTACACTAATATATAACAAGCAATCGAATAGAAGCTCCTAAATGAAGCCCAAATTTATTATCCTTTTCCGAGAATGCTCAAATTGAATAGGCCGTGTGCTTCCCCCTTTCTCTAAAGGTAGAACAGCACAAAAATATTGAGCTCGCCCTTGACTTAAAGTGCACTCTAGGGAGTATGCTGAATGTAATATTCCTAAGGAGATGATTTTATGGCAAAAGTAACTGCAGGAAGAGATTTATTGGGCGATTTTGCGCCAAAGTTTGCTGAATTGAATGACGATGTTCTGTTCGGGCAAGTCTGGTCACGGGAAAAGGAATTCGCACCGCGCGACCGTTCCATCGTCACCGTCACCGCACTCATCACAGGCGGAAACTTCGAGCAGCTTCCGTTCCACTTGAACAAAGCGAAAGAAAACGGCATTACAAAAGAGGAGATTGTGGAAATCATCACCCAGCTTGCGTTCTATGTCGGCTGGCCGAAAGCCTGGTCCGCATTCAATATCGCAAAAGAAATATATAAAGATTAATTCACAGGAGGAAAAAAATATGTCCAAAAACGAAGAAGTAAAAAAAGGCGTCATCTTCCCGATCGGGGATGAAAATACAGCTTACGCGCAGTACTTTGTCGGCCAAAGCTATTATAATGCACTGGTTGCCGATCCCGAAGTGGCTGTCGGCGTCGGCAATGTGACTTTTGAACCAGGTTGCCGCAACAACTGGCATATCCACCACGATGGCTATCAAATCCTGTTGGTCACCGGCGGAGAGGGCTGGTATCAGGAAGACGGAAAACCCGCCCAATCATTGAAGCCTGGGGATGTCATCGTTACGCATGACGGCGTGAAACATTGGCACGGTGCCGCCAAGGACAGCTGGTTCGAGCACATCGCCATCACTGCCGGAAAACCGGAATGGCTGGAAGCTGTTGCTGAAGATTTGTATGAAGGACTGCATCAATAATTGCACAAAAAAAGAATGTCCAGCCTTGGAATTGGGGCCGGACATTCTTTTTTGATTGTATTTTATTAGTGAAAAAGATTTGCGGGCGGCCGTTAGTCGGAGGAAATTTAGGTTGCCGGACCTCCAGCTCCGGAGAGGCGGCTGCCCGCCGGAGGACACCGGTCAGAACCGACCTCATCTCCTGCGAAGCGGACCTCGCCGAAGATCACAAGCAATAATGTTGGCCGAACTCCGGCGAAGCCTCCGTTCACCGGAGGAGAACGCTACAGTCAGATTCCCGTCAAATCAGTCTTCCACTATATAGACTGCTGCTTCATTGCCGGTATGGTTGGCGGATATGATAATGTCCCGATCCGCTTCGTTCACAACCACGATATTGGATGGGCCGCAGCCTTTGTCGACGATTTCGGTTTTAAACTCGCCGTCCACATATTGAATGTAGAACAGGACGCAGTTTTCGCGTCGGATGCCGCCAACAAAACTTGGGACGCCTCTAAGCGTCGTGCCCACCAAGGTATGGGCGAAATCGATTTTATGCGGATATTCATAAACTGATTCATAACCGGATTCCGTCTTTTTGTAGATTTTGATGCTGTCGCCATGGAAAGGTTCAATCGTAATCATTTCTTTTTCCCCGTCCGAGTCGATGTCGAAAAGGGCAACTTCGCCTATTGGGCTGTCTAGAATCTGTTCGATTTCCCATTCTTTATCGGCAAAAGGCGTCACTTTGATGATCCCTTGATCACTTGTGAAGTAGCCGACCGGTTTGTCGCCTTCATAATCCTTGTAGTAGCCATGGTTGCGGAAATAGCCTTTCCCTAAAACCTTCAGCTCGACGCCTTCGGTAGGGTCTTCCGGCAGTACACCATAATAGATGCTGCCTGATCGCGACCAATCATCCTTGAAATCCTTGTCATCCGCTATCGTGGCGCCGACAAAGTAGTTCACGCCATCCACAGCATAGATGTCGAAACGGTGCAGATAAGGCAGGTACAGCACATCCTTGATTTCCCAGCCAGTTTCGGAATCATACTTGCCCCAGACCACTTTCGCTTTGCTTGGGCTGACCTTCAGGTAAAAATCGACGATGGCCAGAAATTCATTTTCTTTATTCGGGATAGGGATGATGGACATGCAGCCACCGCCCTTTTCCCAAACGGTTTCTTTTTTTTCGAAGTCTTTGCCCGAATACATGTAGCAAGGGTAGCCTTCCTCTTCGCTGGCGATCAACGCGCACGTTTCGCCTCCGATTGTGATGTAGCTGGCGCAATAGCTTCTATACATATCATCCAATTTTTTCTTGGTTATCTTCATCATTTTTGCTCCCTTCATCATTAGCCCCGCACAGTTGCAGCAGGATTCCGTTTACTTTACGAACTTCGCTTGATAAGCCGCAACCACTTTTTCGGTCGTAAAGCCGAACTCAGCCATTACCACGTTGCCATTGCCGCTTGCGCCGTAAGTATCAATACCGTAAGCTAGGCCATCCAGGCCGACATAACGTTCCCAACCGAAGGTAGCGCCCATTTCGATGGACATACGGTTGCGGACTGCGCCAGGAAGAACTGTTTCTTTGTAGGCTGCATCCTGGGCTTCGAACAGATCGAAACTCGGCATGGAAACGACAGACACGTCCACTCCGGCTTCACGCAATTGTTTTTGCGCTTCCACAGCCAAGTTCACTTCCGAGCCGGTTGCAATCAGGATGCCGGCAGGCGTTTCGCCTTGTTGCGGAGAAAGCACGTATGCGCCCTTCTTCACGCCTTCGCGGGCCATTTCTTTGGTGCCTTCCAAAACAGGCAGGTTTTGGCGCGTCAGCACCAACATCGTTGGTTTGTCCGCTGAAGACACGGCGATTTCCCATGCTGCGCTGACTTCGTTGCCGTCGGCCGGACGCAGAACCGTCAAGTTCGGCATGCCGCGGTAGCTGGACAAGTGTTCCACTGGCTCGTGTGTCGGGCCGTCTTCGCCGACCGCGATCGAATCGTGCGTCATCACGTAAGTGCCTGGCAAGTGCGAGATGGCAGCCAAACGCATCGCTGGGCGCAGATAATCCGTGAAGACGAAGAATGTCCCTACATACGTTCTGGTTCCGCCATGCAAAACAATGCCGTTCATGATAGCGGCCATCGCGAATTCGCGCACGCCGTACCAGATATTTCTTCCTGCATAGTTGCCGGGCTCAAAATCAGACGCTTCTTTGATCATTGTGTTGTTTGAAGAAGATAAGTCCGCAGAACCGCCCCAGAAATAAGGTACAGCTTCACTCAATGCTTGGATGGATTCCGCACTGGTTACACGGCTTGCTTTGGCTGCGCTGCCCACTTCATAAGTCGGCAGTTTGTCTTGCCAGCCTTCAGGCAATTTACCGGTGATAGCATCTTCGAATTGTTGCGCCAATTCCGGATAAGCTGCTTTATAGTCGTTGAACATGGCAGTCCACCATGCTTCAGCCTGTTGGCCTTCTTCGACCATCTTTTCATTGAATCGTGTCGTCACTTCAGCAGGTACGCAGAAAGCTTCGTCCGGACAGCCATAAGCTTTTTTCGCGAAAGCAACGCCCTCCGCTCCCAACGGAGCGCCATGGACTTTATGCGTTCCTGCGTCAGGAGCACCAAAGCCGATGATGGTTTTGATTTCGATCAAAGTCGGTTTTTCGGTTTCAGCTTTCGCTTCTTCGATGGCCTTGGAGATGGCTTCCAGATCATTGCCGTCCTTAACCAGGATATGTTGCCAACCGTAGGCTTCGAAGCGAGCAGCTACATCTTCCGTGAAGGATTTCGAAGTCGGGCCATCCAAGGAGATATCGTTGGAGTCATACAAACCGATCAATTTGCCCAATTTCAGGTGGCCAGCCAAGCTGGCTGCTTCATGGGAGATACCTTCCATCAGGTCGCCATCGCCGTTCAGGAAGTAGGTATAGTGATCCACAACTGGGAAGTTTTCTTTGTTGTAGGTAGCCGCCAAGTGCGCTTCCGCCATCGCGAAACCGACCGCATTCGCGATCCCTTGCCCCAAAGGACCAGTGGTCGCTTCCACGCCGTCTGTGTCATGCACTTCCGGGTGTCCGGGTGTCTTGCTGCCGAATTGACGGAAGTTTTTCACGTCATCCATGCTTACAGCGAAGCCGGATAAGTGCAACAAGCTGTACAACATGGATGACCCATGTCCAGCCGATAGTACGAAACGATCGCGGTCAACCCATTTGCTGTTTTTAGGATTCACTTTCAAATGCTTTGTCCATAATGCATAGGCCATTGGCGCTGCACCCATCGGTAACCCGGGATGCCCTGAATTTGCTTTCTGTACAGCCTCTATACTAAGTGTACGTATGGTATTTACCGCTAACTCGTCGATTTGATCAAATGTATTTTGCATATTTCCAACTGTCCTCTCTTCCTAAAAAATGGTTGAAGGTCTTTTGACCTTCAACCAAACTCAATTAATGGCCAACTTGTTGAAATTTCCCTCTTAAGAAAGTGTGGGCGAACTGAATATCTTCCAGCCAATTTTCTTGCCCGGTATACCAGAATTCGGCAACAAAGCGGCGGACGCCTTCTTTCCACATCGTTTTGATCGTTTCCTCAAAAGAAACATGTCCCGTACCGAAGGGGATTTCACGGAAATGACCCGGGATCGTTTCCTTCAGATGCGCTGCAACCATATGTCCCCTGCCCGTTTGGATATCTTCATAGACGGAGTTCATGCAGGATAAGGAAGCGTTCTTCAAGTTCCCTGTGTCCGGATAGACTTGCAGATACGGCGATTGGATGATGTCCACATATTCCATCGCCTTCTCAACAGTGTTCATAAACGGTGTTTCCATCGTCTCGAACCCCAACAGTATCCCTTTTTTGCTTGCCATATCGACAGCTTTTTGCAGATTTCCGATGAAGTATTCCTTGGTTTGTTCATCACCGTCTTCATAGTAGACATCGTAGCCTGCCAATTGGATGATGCGTATCCCCAAATCATCCGCCAAATCGATGGCTTTTTCCATGATTTCCAAGCTTTTTTCCCGGATAAGCGGATCATGGGAACCCAGCGGATATTTCCGATGGCCGCTTAGGCACATGGAGCGGATCGGTAGCCCGACTTCATACATGGCGTCCAGAAGTTCTTTCCGCTCTTGTTTGCTCCACTCGATCCGTGCCAGCTTCTCGTCTGTTTCGTCGACACTCATTTCCAAAAAATCATAGCCGGCATTTTTGGCGATCGTAAGCTTTTCCTTCCAACTCAGATTGCCCGGCATCGATTTTTCATAGATTCCCAACGTGTAAGTCATGTTGCTCCTCCTTGACCTGTCCGTAGTAGGCTCCTGGACCGTGTTTTCGAAGAAAATGTTTGTCCAACAGTTCCTGCTGCATACTTTCAATTCCTGGATTCATGACACGGTTGCGCCAGGACATCATGGCAACTTCTTCCATGACGACCATATTGTGGACCGCCTCAAAGGCATCCTTGCCCCAAGCGAAAGGCCCATGACTGTGGACCAGCACGCCTGGAACCTGATTCTCATCGATGGCTGCAAATGTTTCGACGATGACTTTGCCGGTTTCCAGTTCATAGGATCCCGCGATTTCTTCACTCGTCATCCGGCGGGTGCAAGGGATCGTTCCATAGAAGTAATCCCCCTGCGTCGTTCCGTAAGCCGGAATCGCTGCTCCCCCTTGCGCCAAAGTGGTTGCCCATGGTGAATGCGTATGGACTACGCCGCCGATATCCTTGAAATTCCGGTAAAGTTCAAGATGCGTATCCAAATCCGAAGATGGTTTCAGGCTGCCTTCCACTACATTTCCGTCCATATCGACGACAACGATGTCTTCAACAGTCATATCCGCATATTCGACCCCGGATGGCTTGATTGCGATGATTTGCTTTTCGCGGTCTATTTCGGAAACATTGCCCCAGGTAAATTTAACCAGCCCGTATGCTGGCAGCGACAGGTTGGCTTCCAGCACTCGTTTTTTCAATTCAGTGTATGTCATGGGAGCACCGCCTATTCGCCCAAGACGATTTCGCGGACTTTTTCTTCGATCTCTTTTTCGGACAAGAGATTTTTCAATCCGATGATTTTCGTTTTGCTTTGGTCCACATTTTTGAATACGTCCAAAAGCGAGTTCGAACAAACAACCACATCGTAGTTCGGAGCCAATGTTTTTGCTTCAGAAACCGCGCAATGGTGGATTTCCAAAGGGATGTTCAGTTTTTTGAAGACATTCGTAATTTTCATTTTGATGATTTGACTTGAACCCATTCCGCTTCCGCATGCTGCTAGTACTTTCATAATCAATTCCTCCTATTATATATCCTGATTTTTTCGCTTAGGCTGCTTCAGTGCTGAATTCAGCTTTGTTTTCAGCTTCGATTTCTTCTTTATATTGTTCATAATCTTCCGCGATCATGAAGTAGTGTTTTTTGTTTTTACGGTATTGAATCTGAGGTATCAACAGCATCCCGATGACAAGTGCAGCGACACCGGCATATCCGCCGTATTTCATGATGACTCCGTATCCCAACCATAAAGTATCCCAGTCGAAGTTACCATGCCAGCCGCCGAATTGGGAAAGTTGGAAGAGATAGGCTGCCAAGCCGCCACCGATAACTTGAATGACACCCGAAATGAATGGGATGATCATTGCGGCTCTCATGCCGCCTTTGTGGTTTGCGTATACAGCAAATGTTGCATTGTCAAAGAATACAGGTACGAATCCGGTGATGACCAATACTGGGCTCTTGAATACAACCAAGCCGATGATCGCCAAGAATTGTCCCAAAGCTCCGAACAGGAAGCCGAATGTGACGGCATTTCCCGGGCCGAATCCATAAGTTGCCGCGCAGTCGATTGCCGGCATGGAACCAGGCAACAGTTTGTTGGAGATCCCTTGGAAGGATTCCGTCAATTCTGATACGAACATGCGGACACCAAGTTGCAGAATTTGCAGATAGACTGCGAAGTACAGTGATTTTTCAAGGATGTAGAACACGTAGTTCCGTTCGCCTGTATAACTAGCATCGATGGTCATCATCAGATCTTTCCCGAGGATACCCATGATGATGCCGAAGAACAGGAACATCAAAATACTTGTCGAAACGACGCTTTCCTTGAAGATGGAAAGGAATCCAGGCAGCGTGACGTCTTCCAATTT is a window from the uncultured Trichococcus sp. genome containing:
- a CDS encoding PTS ascorbate transporter subunit IIC, producing the protein MLELLISAWTFFQVNILTQPAFFLGIIVFVGYLLLGRPVYDALAGFIKATVGYLVLNVAAGGLVGNFRPILAGLKERFNLSAVVIDPYFGQTAAQQAIEGAGRSFSLMVIVLLIAFMVNIVLVIFRKYTKVRTVFITGHIMVQQSSTALWLVLFAFPELQDAGVIVMLGLLLGTYWSVFSNLTVEATQDLTEGGGFAVGHQQMFGVWLTDKFAGKFSKNSKKLEDVTLPGFLSIFKESVVSTSILMFLFFGIIMGILGKDLMMTIDASYTGERNYVFYILEKSLYFAVYLQILQLGVRMFVSELTESFQGISNKLLPGSMPAIDCAATYGFGPGNAVTFGFLFGALGQFLAIIGLVVFKSPVLVITGFVPVFFDNATFAVYANHKGGMRAAMIIPFISGVIQVIGGGLAAYLFQLSQFGGWHGNFDWDTLWLGYGVIMKYGGYAGVAALVIGMLLIPQIQYRKNKKHYFMIAEDYEQYKEEIEAENKAEFSTEAA
- a CDS encoding DUF1295 domain-containing protein, which gives rise to MDKKRIVIYTLLFIATLAIATQGFTNTGLDGLLVPLIFTFAYFTIIFIIATVIKNNSIVDIGWGMGFVVGSWLTLLVTENPTVLSYAIVGFISVWGLRLSLRLLKRNYGKPEDFRYAQWRKEWGDKVVITAFFRVFVVQGIINFIVGSASYVVIKYNEFSFDSAHRYFVYAALFIALAGLFFEVVGDEQLRRHINKKTRTLLQSGLWSITRHPNYFGEILIWIGLYASGITLFFTDSINPYYYLLLVISPILMSTVLIKISTPLLEKNMEKYDGWEEYTKRVPMLFPFTKK
- a CDS encoding cupin domain-containing protein; the encoded protein is MSKNEEVKKGVIFPIGDENTAYAQYFVGQSYYNALVADPEVAVGVGNVTFEPGCRNNWHIHHDGYQILLVTGGEGWYQEDGKPAQSLKPGDVIVTHDGVKHWHGAAKDSWFEHIAITAGKPEWLEAVAEDLYEGLHQ
- a CDS encoding carboxymuconolactone decarboxylase family protein produces the protein MAKVTAGRDLLGDFAPKFAELNDDVLFGQVWSREKEFAPRDRSIVTVTALITGGNFEQLPFHLNKAKENGITKEEIVEIITQLAFYVGWPKAWSAFNIAKEIYKD
- a CDS encoding L-ribulose-5-phosphate 4-epimerase; protein product: MTYTELKKRVLEANLSLPAYGLVKFTWGNVSEIDREKQIIAIKPSGVEYADMTVEDIVVVDMDGNVVEGSLKPSSDLDTHLELYRNFKDIGGVVHTHSPWATTLAQGGAAIPAYGTTQGDYFYGTIPCTRRMTSEEIAGSYELETGKVIVETFAAIDENQVPGVLVHSHGPFAWGKDAFEAVHNMVVMEEVAMMSWRNRVMNPGIESMQQELLDKHFLRKHGPGAYYGQVKEEQHDLHVGNL
- the tkt gene encoding transketolase; its protein translation is MQNTFDQIDELAVNTIRTLSIEAVQKANSGHPGLPMGAAPMAYALWTKHLKVNPKNSKWVDRDRFVLSAGHGSSMLYSLLHLSGFAVSMDDVKNFRQFGSKTPGHPEVHDTDGVEATTGPLGQGIANAVGFAMAEAHLAATYNKENFPVVDHYTYFLNGDGDLMEGISHEAASLAGHLKLGKLIGLYDSNDISLDGPTSKSFTEDVAARFEAYGWQHILVKDGNDLEAISKAIEEAKAETEKPTLIEIKTIIGFGAPDAGTHKVHGAPLGAEGVAFAKKAYGCPDEAFCVPAEVTTRFNEKMVEEGQQAEAWWTAMFNDYKAAYPELAQQFEDAITGKLPEGWQDKLPTYEVGSAAKASRVTSAESIQALSEAVPYFWGGSADLSSSNNTMIKEASDFEPGNYAGRNIWYGVREFAMAAIMNGIVLHGGTRTYVGTFFVFTDYLRPAMRLAAISHLPGTYVMTHDSIAVGEDGPTHEPVEHLSSYRGMPNLTVLRPADGNEVSAAWEIAVSSADKPTMLVLTRQNLPVLEGTKEMAREGVKKGAYVLSPQQGETPAGILIATGSEVNLAVEAQKQLREAGVDVSVVSMPSFDLFEAQDAAYKETVLPGAVRNRMSIEMGATFGWERYVGLDGLAYGIDTYGASGNGNVVMAEFGFTTEKVVAAYQAKFVK
- a CDS encoding PTS sugar transporter subunit IIB, with protein sequence MKVLAACGSGMGSSQIIKMKITNVFKKLNIPLEIHHCAVSEAKTLAPNYDVVVCSNSLLDVFKNVDQSKTKIIGLKNLLSEKEIEEKVREIVLGE
- a CDS encoding MerR family transcriptional regulator; its protein translation is MSYSIGEFSKMIGLPVSTLRYYENEGLLKPDRDENNLRVYTDQDLKWVTFLLHLKGTGMSMAELKQYTIWRAEGDATMLERMELLEKRRRLLEKDIQALMHNLEVIENKIDFYEERLQVKNEDFSSQLEAEKEKSTK
- a CDS encoding L-ribulose-5-phosphate 3-epimerase — its product is MTYTLGIYEKSMPGNLSWKEKLTIAKNAGYDFLEMSVDETDEKLARIEWSKQERKELLDAMYEVGLPIRSMCLSGHRKYPLGSHDPLIREKSLEIMEKAIDLADDLGIRIIQLAGYDVYYEDGDEQTKEYFIGNLQKAVDMASKKGILLGFETMETPFMNTVEKAMEYVDIIQSPYLQVYPDTGNLKNASLSCMNSVYEDIQTGRGHMVAAHLKETIPGHFREIPFGTGHVSFEETIKTMWKEGVRRFVAEFWYTGQENWLEDIQFAHTFLRGKFQQVGH